Part of the Cydia pomonella isolate Wapato2018A chromosome 5, ilCydPomo1, whole genome shotgun sequence genome is shown below.
AGCTGTATAGGTGtgtactatatatatttttataaaagtagtTAATAAATACGTTTTCTACCCCTGTTAGTTAACTTAAATGGATCCCAATTATGTAATTTCTGTATTCTTAACACTTTAAAACAGAAAAACAGCATCAAAAAATTAGGTTCCCAAGACGAAACtatgtgaaataaaaataaagtaaaataagcataattatactttaaaatattgatatgtaattggttcaataaaaaatattgacttaCTCATTTACAGAGCCAAAAAGGAGTTTAAAGAAAACGTCCTTTCTGGAGCCGATCCCAAGCGACCATGGCGTACCCATACCAGCAAAGAAAAGTTACTCCGCATCGACAACGAACTCAAGCGCCATCATGAAGTGGGCTCCTTAGCCATAGCACCCATGGCTGACGGTGACATGAGGGACCTCGTCAAAGAGTGCCAGGAAGAAACCCAACTTTCTGCTAAGATCTCAGCCGAAAGACTTAGAGATACAGTCGATTCGGCAAAGAGAAATCTACCCAATTTCCAATACAGGAAGATTGATAATGGCACAGCTACTGCTATTTTACCAGAGGCACATGAACCTCCTTCAACTCAAGATGTAACTATTCTGAAAAATTAAGTTGTTTGGATGATTATACAACATTTGGAATATTTAGGTTTATGAACTTGTGCCTGCATGAATCTTCCACTTACTAGCTtctaattataaaaatacaggCCATATTGTGATGAACTTTTGAATCCAAAAAgattacttttaatataaacaCATTGACAAGTAAGTTTTTAGTTTTCTATATCTCTCTCCTTTTCTTGTAATAACTGagtaatattaatatcaaaCTGAGAACATTCGGTAAAGTCCAAATAATCTCCCCGAGTGTGCAAACTTTTTTTCTCTTATCTGTAAATTTGATCGATTGTGGTAGTTTTTCTTATGAATTTATCCCATAAATGATGATAGTAAAGTAGACAAAATAGTcatgtagtgttgtgttcctgatgGTGAGGAACGTTTCCAGGGCTCCCAAGAGAAACCATTTTAAGCTGTACACTGTAACAGCTATAGGATGCTGTAGCTGTggatgcttaacatcaggcgggccgcagGCTTGTTTGCCGCggtcatggtataaaaaaagtaaacatgTGATTTTTCAAATCTTTTTGTCTGTATGAATGTACCTACTAAATATCCACATACCTATTAAATTTTACCTAGTTACCTACTTGCATTTAATTTGTTAATCTTTTAGGCAATCTTTTTGATATGTTACTGGTACATCGTACCTATTCTAGTCACCCTAGAATCCCTTACACTATTTGATGCCAAAACCAGACAACTTCTTGCAAAAATGTggatgtaggtacttattcaaTTTAAGACTTAGAATTAAACAATAGTGGTTCACCTCTATCGTTTAATAGTTTTTTAAACTCTTGAACCATTTGAACCCTTAAAAGCGTCCCGAGGTATCGTGCCCAATGtatgtcgggtgacaatgcagtattatggtaccatcgatctgatctgatgatggagacaggagttggccataggaactctgttattatttatttattatagacaacataatggtccacataattgttagttttgaacttaatctacatgttagtttactaatgttgtttgttaattgttatgaaacaacgcaacctaatcgtGTTTGGGGTTTCTATAATTATCTCTATGagtgagtattagttgcccgtggtaagaaaagtacagtcagtgacaaaacgaaaatgaaatatttgccaaaaacttttgcACTTTTAAGCTTAAATGCGACGTTTCGAGTGGGTGCAAAGTTAGGTTAGACGGACTCTAGTGtagtgtattttatttattgtatacatgtaCATTGTACAATACAGTGATCTACTAAATCTAAATCTACGTCAATGTAAGTGGCTTCGTTAAAGCCAAAGTCAATGAAAACTGTATCTACTTACAAGCTACCCTtatcatttattcaaacaacGTTTACCAGTTTCATTTGCTTTTgagtagtgttggttaagactcaacCCTTTTGAGTACTCTGTTGTTAGACTCGACTCAATTTTTCAGACTCTAGTCATTAAGTCGAAACTTGAGTCCTTAATTTTTATCAAGACCTATAGTACACTTTGAGTCAAATACACTGTAACTACGTTACACAGTGTACTGCAGATACAGTGTATTGGATTCACAGGGTACTACGTCTTTTGCAAAGACTTGAGTCCTTTAAAGAGAACTCTCATTTTCTAAAAGGCATTGTCTCCATAATAAATTCATGGGTTAtgccaaatcattaaaaaaatgttacttttccTTTGTGTTACTCGTATAGATAAAACAGATATAAACTGATTAGCGTAGTCTTTATTCGAAGAGTCAATTGCTTTTAAGTTGAACTTAAaaaactcaataaaggactcgactcgggacatAAAAGACTCTTAAGTTAAGCGCAGAGTCGCGTAACAACAATTGGAGTTaacgaatagaatcaggcgttagtTTGCGGAAATcgatactaattaaaacaagaaatatgactttgctaatccgcaatttttttttagattttttcctgATTTTTTGCggattcaaatttataattaaaaggcTCAACTTCTTACCAACTCTACTTCTCAGTGCACAATAAAATGCGAACCATACTAACAGCATGTCGTCTGTCGCTTTATGAGATCCAGTGAGACACGGGAATGCGGTTAATAAGTGATGTCGAGGCATTTTAATATGAGGAGGTCTTAATTATAGTTGCCTCGATGAGGAGACATGCGGAGCATTTCTGAAATAGCCTTGTCCTACCAATAAAATTTATAAGGTGTGGTATTATTGTATTGTtctgtaataactaataaaggCAATTCTCCGCatctcgacgactggcgcctagtTTCGTGAAATTATAAAGTTTTCCGAGTTGTCAAGTAAgtctatttataatttaactatttttcgCCCCGGTTCTACCAGGACTAAACTGAGCAAGTCACTTCCGATCCATAGAATGCAAATAACTTGGAATAATCTGTCACTTCAACAAAACTTCGAAATAGACATATTTAGTGAttctattcaaaattaaaagcgCAGAATGttcaataaaacttaaaacgcTTGTGGTATTATATTAGTACTATTAGTAGTAGTTAGTTTTTTCCTATGCATGTTTCAATCACTTAATCTATTAATGTATAATAATGTAGTGTAAAATGCCTCGAACTGTTTGAGTGTTGTTGCACACCTGTTATTGGTACATAGATATTATACGTGGCCactatacttgttactttgctagcttttcttatgtactgttggtgtgtcttataaaataaataaaaaaaaaaaaaaaaaaagggtggTTTTCGGAATTACTCAAATTTGGATGAGATTCAGAATTACTTGAACATACCATATTCcgaactaaaaatatatatatcctaAACCTGTAGCAATTACTTTATGTttgaattataaaattaaaaatacaatagtgTACTCCGACGATGAGTTCTTGCTTACACAATACCTAATCAGTAAgctagtaagtaaatattatttttatttctcatgctctg
Proteins encoded:
- the LOC133518084 gene encoding uncharacterized protein LOC133518084 — encoded protein: MATTLDQTMATDEEKSKLAKLLQGLEVPEVKLTEKCRDIVNLFHEKFDKEVEEEEMRDRVARETEIFDENPYKVDKALLEENERKLRELLAMGKQAKKEFKENVLSGADPKRPWRTHTSKEKLLRIDNELKRHHEVGSLAIAPMADGDMRDLVKECQEETQLSAKISAERLRDTVDSAKRNLPNFQYRKIDNGTATAILPEAHEPPSTQDVTILKN